Genomic segment of Iocasia fonsfrigidae:
TAATTGCTTTTTATATTTCATGGGATTAAGCTGACCTTGGGCAAGACTCTGCTTAATTTCCTTTAATTCATCTTCAGGGAGATCAGTCAATAATTCAAAATATCTACTTATTAAATCATCTGGAATAGACATCACCTTACCATACATATCATTAGGACTATCATTTACACCAATGTAATTACCCAGGCTTTTACTCATTTTATTGACACCATCTAAACCCTCAAGTATCGGCATCATCATTACAACCTGCGGTTCCTGTCCATACTCTCGTTGTAAATCCCGGCCAACCAGGAGATTAAAGCGCTGATCTGTTCCACCAAGTTCAACATCTGCTTTTATAGCTACAGAATCATAACCCTGCATTAAAGGATAGAAAAATTCATGAACACTAATTGCCTTTTCATTACTAAAACGATTGGAAAAATCCTCCCTCTCCAGCATACGAGCAACCGTATACTTGGAGGAAAGGTCTATAACATCCGCAAACTTAAGCTCACCTAACCATGAACCATTAAAAACCAGTTTAGTTTTATCTTCATCAAGTAGTTTGGCAAATTGTTCCTGATATGTCCGGGCATTTTCCTGGACTTCCTCTTCGCTCAGTTGTTTTCTGGTTTGAGATTTACCGCTTGGATCACCAATCCGACCAGTAAAATCACCTATTATAAGATATACCTCATGTCCCAGGTCCTGAAATTGCTTTAGTTTGCGCAGTACAACTGTATGTCCTAAATGAATATCAGGTGCACTGGGATCAAGACCCAGTTTAACCCGTAAAGGTCTACCCTCTTTATCGGCCTTTATTAACTTCTCTTCTAATTCTTTTTTTGATATTAAATCCTTAACCCCTCTTGTTAATATTTTTAGCTGTTTTTGTATATTCAACTATCTACACCTGGTAAACTATTACCAGGTAAACCCCCCTTCATAATAACCCTTAAAATTTTTTAAAAAATAAATTCCTATGTAAAAGTTTCTATTATATTATAACAGATAGAGTTATAGGTAACAAGGGGGGTATAATTTTGGGTGGTTTTATGTTATAATAGGTAATAATATTGAGAGGAGGACAAGCAATGGCTAAAAGTAAACGCCAGATAATTATAGCGTCAATCATCCTTTTATTTGCCTTGATTTTTGGTATTTCTATCGGCGCTATAACCTGGATTATACAGGACACTCCTGATATATCTAGTTACAAAGGCACTAATGAAGCCAGTATGATTTATAGTGCTGATGGGCAACTTTTGACTAAATTATATCGGCAAAATAGAACCAGCGTCCCCCTGGAACAGATTCCGGCCGACCTTAAAAATGCTATTATTGCTGTAGAAGATACTAATTTTTATGTTCACCATGGTGTTGATTTCTGGGGAATCATCAGGGCGGTTATTACCAATATCAGCAACCTAGGTTCACGACCACAAGGGGCTAGCACTATTACCCAGCAATTAGCAGGTAATGCCCTCTTAAATAGACAGAATGTATCTTATTACCGTAAGATTCAGGAGGCCTATCTAGCATTACAATTTGAAAGACATTATACCAAACCAGAAATACTTGAAATGTATTTAAATGAAATTTACCTAGGACATAGTGCCTATGGTGTTGAAATAGCTGCCCAGCAATATTTTAATAAACATGTCTGGGAATTAAATCTAAGTGAGTCAGCTTTAATTGCCGGCCTGCCAAAATCACCTAATTATTATTCTCCTTTTAATAATTTTGATGAGGCCATTAGGCGGCGCAATATAGTGCTTAATCGCATGCAGGAAGTAGGTTATATCACAGAGAAGAAAGCACAAGAGGCTAAACAATATGAAGTTAAGCTCCGCTCTAAGGAACTAAAACAAGAAGAACTGGCCCCTTATTTTATTCGTTATATCAGGGATCAATTGATTGATCGTTTTGGTGCTCAGTTAGTGTATGATGGAGGCCTAAAGGTCTATACTACTCTTGACCCTATCATGCAAAAGGCAGCCGAAGACGCTGTCACCAGTGCCCTTAAGGATAAATATATCCCCAGTGTTGAACGGGAAAACACTGCTGATAAACTACAACCGCAGATGGCTATAATTAGCATTGACCCCACTACTGGAGCAATCCGGGCTATGCTGGGAGGCAGAGGGAATGATCAATTTAACCGTGCAGTTCAGGCAGTACGCCAACCTGGTTCAGCCTTCAAACCCTTTGTTTACACTACAGCTATTAAAAATGGCTATACTACCTCCTATGTAGTCAATGATATGCCTATGTTAGCCAAAAGTGAAAAAGGGAAGTCTCTAAGAATCTGGCCGAATAATACTGCAAAGGAGTACAGGGGGTATGTTAGTTTGAGAACAGCCCTTAATCATTCTATTAATGTAGCAGCAGTCAAATTACTCCAGGAGGTTGGTGTTGATAATACAATTAATACTACTAAAGAAATGGGGATATCAACCTTTGAAACAGCAGATGGCAATAAAGAACATCTTTCACTGGCCCTAGGTGGATTAACCAGAGGTGTTACACCCCTAGAAATGGCCTCAGCCTATGGAATTTTTGCTAATCAGGGTATCTTGGTTGAACCAATTGCTGTTACCAAAGTCCTGGATAAAAATGACAATGTAATCTATGAAGCACATCCTCGCAAAAAAATTGTCCTCAAAGAAGATACTGCTTATATTATGACTAATATGCTTCAATCAGTAGTTAACAACGGAACAGGTTGGAGGGCAAGGATTAACAGACGGGCTGTTGCTGGTAAAACTGGTACAACAAATGGATATTCTGATGCCTGGTTTGTCGGTTTTACACCAGACCTGGTTACCAGTGTCTGGATCGGTGAGGATAATGTAACTCCTATGGAATATAATCAAAAGGATGAACAGGGAAACTACCTCTTCCCTGAAGGCAGTGGTGGGCGGATAGTATCTAGTTCAGAGGCAGTCAGGTTATGGGGTAATTATATGCGGGAAGCGGTTAAAGATATGCCTGTAAAAGACTTCAAGGTTCCAGCTAATATTACTAAAGCTGAGGTAGACCCAGTTACTGGCTTACTGCCTAATGAATATACCCCTAGGACTGTTCAGGAAATATTCAGAAAAGGAAATGTACCAACAGAGGTAGAATCACTCCATCAGGCAACTGAAAAGCTTAGCATTGATAAAGAGAGTGGTTTGCTGGCTACAGCCAACTGTCCGGAAGAAAATATAGTAGAATATGAATATTTTGTTGATAGCGGCTACCGGGTAGGACCTGCCACAATTCATTTCAAACAGAAAGCTGACAAGGATAAAGACCCTGAAGATGAGGAACTTATTGAAGGTGTTTATCATGTTGCTGCCGGGGAACCTGTTCAGAAAATTGACCCTGAAACAGGTGTTCCTGAGAGGGATGAAACCGGGCAGGTAATCTATGAAACAAAACCTACCCAGTATTGTGATCTACACGGAGAAACAGATAACTTTATAAATAGTATCTGGGATTTCTTTAACAGGTTTTAGACTAGCTAATTAATTTCTACAATTGTAACCCCACTCCCACCTTCTTCAGGCTTTCCCAACCTGAAGAAGGTAATATGGGGATTTTCTTTTAGCACCTCAGCAACAGCGTCTCTTAAGGCGCCTGTCCCTTTACCATGTATTACTTCTACCTGTTTTATGCCTGCCAGAAATACATCATCAAGGTATTTATCCAGGCGACCCTGGGCTGTATCATACCGTTCACCCCTAAGATCAAGTTTTGGTGAAACCTGCTGAGCCTTACTTACACGATATCTCTTAACCATTTCCTGTTTTTTATCATCAGGCATCTCGGCCTTGATAAGTTCATCAAGACCTGCCTTCAAAGTGATTATACCAGCCTGAATTGTTGCCTCTCCCTTGTCTTTATTAATATCTGTTACCTCTCCCTTACGTCCAACATTCTTTAGTCTTACCTGATCACCGATCTCTATCTCATCTGTAACCCTACTATTACTATCAATCCCCTTACTATCCTCAAATTTCTTATCAACTTCTTTAAATTTTTCGTTTAATTTGTTTCCCATTCTATCTATCTCTGAACGGGAATTAAGATCATTTTGCTTAAGTTCCTGTAGGATTTGTTTACTTTCACGCCGGGCAGTATCTATTATCCCAGCAGCATCTTCCCTGGCTTTTTTGATAATATCCTGTTTATTCTGCTGTAAATCCTTTAACAGTGCTTGATACTTCTCTTTTAACTCAGCAGCTTCTTTTTCTTTTCTGGCAGAGCTCTCCTTTAATTCACGATACCTTTTTCTTTCACTATTAAGACCAGCAATAATACTTTCTACTTCAATCTCTTCCCCGGAAAGCATGGTTCTGGCTTTTTCAATTATAGCAGATGGTATTCCTAATCGATGGGCAATAGTCAAGGCATTACTACCACCTGGTATCCCCATTAAAATACGGTATGTTGGTTTAAGAGTCTCAAGATCAAACTCTACTGAGGCATTCTCTACCCCTGTTTGTTCATAGGCATAAGTCTTTAATTGACTGTAATGAGTTGTTACTATTGTAACTGCACCTATACTCTTTAGTTTTTCCAGTATTGCTATCCCCAGGGCTGCTCCTTCTCTAGGGTCTGTACCAGCACCTAACTCATCCATCAAAACAAGGCTGTCCTGGTCTGCCTTTTCCAGAAAAGACCTTATCCTGGTAATATGAGAGGAGAAAGTACTTAAATTCTGCTCAATACTCTGTTCATCACCTATATCAGCAAAGACGTTTTTAAATATTGAAAGGGTAGTTCCCCTATCTGCCGGAATGTGAAGTCCAATTTGCATCATCAAAACAAAAAGTCCCACTGTCTTAAGGGCAACAGTCTTCCCTCCTGTATTGGGCCCGGTTATAACAAGGGTGTTAAATTTATTACTGCCCACTGCTATATCAATAGGTACAACCTCATCTTTCAAAAGGGGGTGTCTCCCCTGTTTAATATCGATCATACCTTCTTCATTAATTTCAGGAGCAATTCCTTTAAGCTGATTACTATAAGCAGCCCGGGCAAAAATAAGATCAAGCAGTGAGACTATCTTCAGGTTTTCTTTAATTATCAGCATATCCTGCTGTACCAACCCGCTGAGCTGCTGGAGTATCCGGTATACTTCCTCTTCCTCTTGCCGCTGTAAGCCTTTCAGTTTGTTATTTAACTTTAGGACAGCCATGGGCTCCATAAAAAGTGTCATGCCACTGGCTGACTGGTCATGGACAATACCAGCAAAACTATTACGGTATTCTTGTCGAACAGGAACTACATACCTGTCCCCTCTTCTGGTTACTAAATTATCCTGCAGCATTGACTGATATTTTTGATCTTTAATAATATTATCTAATTTATCCCGAATACGATTACCTATTATCCTTATCTCTGAACGTAGTGAGGCAAGCTTTTTACTGGCTCTGTCCTTTATTTCACCGTATTCATCAAGGGCATAGTCCAGTTCTTTTTTTAGTTCTGGCAGTGGGGTTAGTTTCTCACCCTGTTTTGTTACAGGGGCAAACCTCTGCTCAATCAAGCGGGGGTCTAGATTATTGATAAGGTCATTAAAATAAGCCTCCAAACGAGAATAAGCAGCAAGGGTATTTCTAACATTCATAAGCTCTTTAGCTGATAAGACAATACCCTTATCAACCTTCTTAAGTATCTCACGCAGGTCTCTAATTCCACCAAAGGGTGGATGACCATATTCATTTAATATTTCTTTAGCTGCAGTAACTTCCTGTAACCTCTTTTTAACATATCTTATATCTGAAACTGGAGTTAATTTCTCTACAATTTCTCCCCCGATTATAGTGGCTGTATGTTTTCTTACCTCTTCTTTAATTTTATTTAATTCAAGTATAGCAATAACACCTTTATCCAAAATTATTCCCCCTCAAATAGACAAGCAAATTAATTATTTCTTAAATCAAAAATTTATGGAGATGTTAAAAGACCATGATTTAAATCATGGTCTAAATATATTCTGCAAATTCTGCTGAAGAAAGGGTGTCATAGACAATAACCTAGTTGCTAGAAATGAATTCTGTACCTGCTGGCTAATTGATGTTACTGGAAGCTTATTCAAAAATAAGACAAGAAAATAAGCCAGCAGTCCACCCTTAAGCAGTCCTAACAAAGCACCAGCAGCATGATCGATCGGTTTTAGAAACAGAAAATCAATGACATTCTTAAAAACCATACCAAGCAAATGGACTAATACATTGACTGCTATAAATAATACTGCAAAACTAATAAATTGTAATAACTGGGGTGAAGTTTCCACATATGGTGCAATATATTTTTGAAAACCATTATAATAATTAACAGCAATCAGTAAGGCAAAAACAATACCAATTATCATGCTTGTTTGTTTGATAAACCCTTTATTAAATCCTCCTATGACAAAATATAGAAACAGAATTAATAGCACTATATCAATTATTGTTACCCCATATCCTAATCAACCTCCTCCAGGAGAGATTCCAGCTCTTGATAGTCTTTTTTGAGTTTATTATGTTTATCTGCCAGCTTTTTAAACTCCTTTTCCAGGGTCTTAATATCCTCTGATTTTTCTTCATACTTATCCTTTAACTTATAATATTCATCTGCAACATTCATAATTGCCAGATTGAGAATACGCTGACGTGATAGGCGGGGATAAGCCCTGGAGATATCCTGACCGATAATATTGATATGGTGTACCAGCTTTTTTACATACCTCTCAGATAATTGTCCAACTATCACCATATCTTCACCGAGCAGTTTTACATTGTATTTATCTTTATGCTTATCCTCCACAGCCATTTTTATTCATCCCCCAGAAAAATTTCTCTATATTTATTAAATTCACTATTTAGAAAGGAAATCCTGCCTGCTATTTTAATTTCCTCTAATTTCTGCGGAGAAGAAATTCCTTAAGAGTTTTAATATCTTATTAAAGAGTTCATTCACTTCTTCATCCCGTAATGTTCTATCCTCTGCCTGAAAAAGCAGCTTAAAAGCAAGGCTCTTAAGGCCTTCAGGGATTTGATCCCCTTCATAGAGATCAAATATCTCCACTTTCTTCAATATATCTCCAGCCTCCCGTTTAAGTAACCTTAGTATTTCACCTGAATTAATCTCGTTTTTTACAAGGATAGCCAGGTCACGTTCAACTGCAGGATATTTAGGTAATTTACTATATTTTTTATCCAGATTAACTGCCTTAATAACAGCTGTTAAATCAAGCTGAAAAAGAGCTGTCCTCTCTTTCAGATCAAGTTCAGTAATTATAGCAGGGAGAAGCTCGCCAAGATAACCAATCTCCCCACCGTCAAGCTCAATACTTGCTGTCCGTCCAGGGTGAAGAAAACTCTGCCTGGCTGGTTTAAAGAGAAAACTATCAATACCAAGTCTGCTAAAATAGCTCTCTAACACCCCTTTTAAGTAAAAGAAATCAGCTGCAGCTGACTGCCAGCTATCCTCTGGATAGCCCATACTCCCCCCAGCAAGTTTCAATTCCTGTTGAAAGGGTTCTTCCCCTACCTGTCTGAAAAACACATTGCCTATTTCAAAGACAGCCATCCTATCAATCTGTCTTTTAGCATTATTAGATAAAAGTTCAACTATACCCGGTAGTAGAGAAGTCCTCATTAAAGCATATGATTCATTTAAAGGGTTTTTAATCCTGACCCATTCCCTGAGCCTGCTATCTTCAGGGAGCCTGAACAACTCATAATCTTCTTTACCTTGAAGACTAAAATTGATAATCTCATCCAATCCAGCAGAAATCATTAGCTCCCTGCTGATATCCTCCAGAGACTGTTGAGAGGTCTTTCCACCCTGCTGTTTGCTTTCTGGAACAGTTACCGGGATATTATTATAGCCGTAGACACGAGCCAGTTCTTCAATAAGGTCTGCTTCCCGCTCTACATCATTACGATATGAAGGGACAGCTACCTTGACCAAACCCTCCTTTTCCCCCTTAATGAGAAAACCAAGTTTATTAAGCATCTGACTAATATCTTTGGCAGTTAAGGAAATACCTAATATATTATTTACATAATCAGTCTCAAGTACTATTTCTAACGGCTGGTAAGGTTCAGGATATATATCAATTATTCCACTTACTACTTCACCAGCAGCATACTCTTGCATTAGGTAAGCCGCCCTCCGGCCGGCTTCAACAACACCTTCAATATCAATACCGCGTTCAAAGCGGTGTGATGCCTCACTGGGAAGGCCCAGTTTTTTAGCAGTCTTTCTAATATTAACAGGATTAAAATAGGCTGATTCCAGAAATATTGTACTAGTATCCTCAGTTACCTCACTATTTGCTCCCCCCATAACCCCTGCCAGGCCAACTGCTTCTTTAGTATCAGCAATAACCAACATCTCCTCATTAAGCTGACGCTCCTGGTCATCAAGAGTTATTAATTTCTCCCCTGATCTGGCCCGACGAACAATAATTTTTTTCTCATTGATTGTATCAAAATCAAAGGCATGTAGTGGTTGATTGTACTCAAGGAGTACATAATTAGTAATATCTACTACATTATTAATCGGTCTAATTCCTGCTGCTTTGAGGTTTTGTTGCATCCATTCAGGTGAAGGCCCTATCTTAACATTCTTGATAATTTGGCCGGTATAGCGGGGGCATAATTCTTTATCCATGACCTCTATGCTGACATAATCCCTTATATCTTCCTTATTATCATTATTAATCTTAATCTCAGGTCTCTTCACTTTTACATCTTCCTGAAGTGATTTTAACTCCCTAGCAATGCCTAGCATACCCAGACAGCGGGCATAGTTTGGTGTTAAATCAAGATCAAAGACATAATCGTCCAGCCCTAAATATTTTACTAACTTTTCACCTGGTACAGCCTCTTCTCCCAGAATCATGATCCCTGATGCCCTTTCCTGACTTAAACCAAGTTCATCAGTAGAACAGAGCATTCCATTTGATGGTTCACCACGTAATTTGGTCTTTTTAATCTTCATACCATTTGGTAGTTCAACACCTGTTCTGGCAACAGGTACCCTGGCACCTTCAACAACATTCGGTGCCCCGGTAACTATCTGTAACAACTCATCACCTGTATTTAGCTGACAGATAACCAGTTTATCAGCATTAGGGTGTTCCTCTATTTTCTCAATCTCACCTATTATGATATCCTCAATCCCCTCACCTAGATATTCCATGGAATCCACTTCCAATCCAGCCATAGTAAGTACATAATCCAGTTCTTCCGGGGTATATGAGAGATCAATATATCTCTTTAACCAATTATAAGAAACCTTCATTAATAAACACCTTCCCTATCTTTAAAATTGATGCAGAAATCTTTTATCATTTTCATATAAAAGCCTGATATCTTCTATCCCATACTTTAGCATCGCAATCCTATCTAAACCCATCCCGAAGGCAAAACCACTATAAATAGAGGTATCAACACCAGCCATCTCTAGAACATTAGGGTGTACCATACCGGAACCCATTACTTCAAGCCAACCAGTCTGAGAACAAAGACGGCAACCCTCTCCACCACATATTACACAGGAAATATCAACCTCTGCACTGGGTTCAGTAAATGGAAAATAACTGGGGCGAAACCTTGTTTTGGTATCTTCTCCATAAATAGCCTTTACAAATAACTCTATTGTTCCCTTAAGGTCACTAAAAGCAATTCCCTTATCAACAAGCAGGCCTTCTAGTTGATGAAACACAGGAGAATGTGAAGCATCCAGCTCATCAGAGCGGTAAACACGCCCAGGGGCAATTATCCTGATTGGTGGTTGATTCTCTACCATAGTTCTAATCTGTACTGGTGATGTGTGTGTCCTTAAAAGGTAATTATCATTAATATAAAAGGTATCCTGCAAGTCACGGGCAGGATGGTGTTTAGGGACATTTAGAGCCTCAAAATTATTATATTCATTTTCTATTTCTGGTCCTTCAGCTATTGTATAGCCTAGACCTATAAATACCTCTCTAATTTTATTTGAAATATTTGTTAAAGGGTGTACATGTCCAATATTAGGCTCTTTACCAGGTAGGGTAACATCTATCTTTTCGTCAGCAAGCCTTTTTTGTTCTGCTAATTCTGTCAGTTCATCCTTTTTATCTTGTAAGAGCTTATTGAGCTTATTTTTAAGCTGGTTAGCTATCTTACCAACTACAGGCCTTTCCTCAGCTGGTATTTTACCCATTTGACGGAGGACATCGGTAATTTTTCCCTTCTTACCCAGAAAATCAATCCTTAACTCCTCTAATGTCTCTAAATCATTAACAGTACTGAAGATTTTTTTTCCTTCTTCTTCAATCTCTTTAAGTCTTTCCTGTAAATTCACCATAAAACACCTCCATAAATATATAAAAAATCTCTCATCCAAGGGACGAGAGATCGCGGTACCACCCTACTTTACCTCCACCTAAGTAAAGGTTACTTGTTTAATATAACGGAACAATAAATCCCGGTTAGACCTACTCAATTTCAGCCTACAGCTCCAGAGTGAACTTCATTACCACAACTTCAGACTGTTTACAGTCGATGACAGCCATTCCCTGTGAAGTCTATCAGGCAACTACTCTCTCTTTCATCACTTTTAAACTATATGAATTCCTGTTTGTTTGGGGTATATCTCATCATTAGATACATCTGTTTATAAACCAGATATGCATTAATAGAACCCGTTTCTTCAAAAAGCCTCCAGAAAAATGTTGCGGTCAAGCCCATTAGGACCACATCCTTCCAAGAGAGATATATTATGATTATATTTAAGATTATATCATACTCCCTTTATATTGACAAGGATTTAGACCTATTTTTTGAAAAAATTTCTGAAAATAACAAACATTTTATTCTATTTTTTCTTCCAGCGCTTTATACATTATAATACCAGCAGCGATAGCAGCATTTAAGGAATCTATATCACCTATAATGGGTATCTTAATAAGTCTATCAGCCATTTCCAATATCTCCCGGGAGACCCCATGGGCTTCATTACCAATAACCAACATACTCCTGGGATTATAGTTAATATTATAATAGTATTCTTTCCCACTTAAATCAGCAGCAATCAGATTATAAGTAGAGAGCTGTGAAACTAATAATTCTTTAAAGGCAGCCAGTTCTATATCTGTTATTATCGGGATATTAAAGACAGCACCCATAGTAGCCCTGAGCACTTTCAGATTATATATGTCAACACTACCTTTAAGTACTATGATCCCGGCAACCCCTGCTGCTACTGCAGTGCGAATTACAGTACCCATATTACCCGGATCCTGAAGTCTATCCAGCACAAGTATAATTCCTTTGTCAATAAAATCATTAATATGATAGACAGGTTCATCAACAACCCCTATAACCCCCTGAGGGGTAACTGTATCTGCTAATTCATTTAAAAGACCTTCTTCAACCAGAACTACCATATCCCTACCGACCAGATTAGTAATCTTTTGTCCTTCAGGGGAGTCATAAAAAGAAGGAGTTAAAAATATAGTCTCAAAATCAGCATTGCTATTTAAAGCCTCATTTATAATCCGGTATCCCTCAAGAATAAACTTGCCCTCTTTCTTTCTGTATTTACGTAGGTATAATTTCTGCAGGTATTTTATTCTGACATTCCCGGTACTACTTATTACTCCATTCATCATTAACACCCCCATATAAAAACCCCCGGAAGTAATTACCGGGGAATATATATTGGCCTGACTATACTTTATTGCTCCAACAAATATACTTGTTAATCTTTAAACTCGCTAAAGACCTAATTCCTCTTTAGCAACAGATACCAGTTCACTAAAGCTATTTTCATCACGAACAGCCATATCAGCTAACATTTTACGATCAATTTCAATATTAGCCTTTTTTAAACCATTGATAAACTTACTATATGAAAGACCATCTTTACGTGCCGCAGCATTGATTCGGGTTATCCATAGTTTCCTGAATTCCCTCTTTTTTGCCCGGCGGTCTCTATAGGCATAGTGAAGTGATTTCATAACAGCCTGATTGGCTGGTCTATATAATTTACTCTTAGCACCAAAATAACCCTTAGCCATCTTTAATACCTTTTTTCTTCTACGGCGGGCTTTAGTACCCCTCTTTACACGTGGCATATTCTATTTCCCCTTTCAACATTATTATTTATAAGGTAACAATTTTTTATATCTTTTTTCATAGGTTTTATCAATTAAAGTACTTTTCCTGAGATTTCTCTTTCTTTTACCAGTTTTTTTGGTTAATATATGACTATGAAAGGCCTTACTCCTCTTGAGTTTGCCTTTACTGGTCTTTTTAACCCGTTTAGCAATACCTTTATGGGTTTTAATCTTAGGCATAACATAATCCTCCTCTTATATTTTATTTATCCATATCAGGGGTCAAGAACATAAACATATTACGCCCTTCCATCCTAGGTTTACTCTCTACTTTACCCAGGTCTTCAGTCCCTTCTATTAATCTATCCATTAAACCATATCCTAATTCTTTATGGACAAGTTCCCGGCCGCGGAACTTAACCCTGACTTTAACCTTATCTTTATCCTTTAAAAATCTCCTGGCCATTTTAAGTTTTACATTAAAATCATGGTCTTCAATCTTTACACCCATCTGCACTTCCTTGATATTCATAACATTTTGGTTCTTTTTAGCTTTCTTGGCCTTTTTCGCCTGTTCATACTTATATTTACCATAATCCATCACTTTACATACAGGCGGTTTGGCCTGTGGGGCAACCTCAACCAGATCAAGTTCCTTTTCTTCTGCCATCCTTAAAGCATCATTTCTAGAAAGTATCCCGACCTGTTCTCCTTCCGAGGAAATCAATCTTACCTCTCTTGCCCTGATATTATCATTAATCCTTAAATCATTACTACCGATTTTTTATGCACCTCCTGATTTTTCAAACACATTTTAATTTTGACATAATAATCTTCAGCAAAAATCTGTGATTATTTCACAAGCTCAAAAGATTAGTGCCTATAATAAAAATAGCGGATGGAATACCACCCGCCTAAAAAACATAAGATACAGCTATAGAAAAGTAATCAAAACTCTTCTAATAAGCCTTTATCTATTAACCAGTGTCTTTTACTGGTGAGAAACGGGGGTTTCTACTTTATTATCTATCTTAGTATAACACAGTATATAATTAAAGTCAATTATAACATAATAAATGAGTTTCCCCATTTTTAAAAATAGCAAAAACTAACCTTTACTGTCATAGTGGTAAAGAAAGTTGTAAATTGTTTTGTGATCGCTGTTTTTGGTAATAACTTTTTAAAAACGAATTTATTCCAGTGTATGATTTCTCTAAAATAGCTTT
This window contains:
- the rpmI gene encoding 50S ribosomal protein L35, with translation MPKIKTHKGIAKRVKKTSKGKLKRSKAFHSHILTKKTGKRKRNLRKSTLIDKTYEKRYKKLLPYK
- the infC gene encoding translation initiation factor IF-3, which produces MGSNDLRINDNIRAREVRLISSEGEQVGILSRNDALRMAEEKELDLVEVAPQAKPPVCKVMDYGKYKYEQAKKAKKAKKNQNVMNIKEVQMGVKIEDHDFNVKLKMARRFLKDKDKVKVRVKFRGRELVHKELGYGLMDRLIEGTEDLGKVESKPRMEGRNMFMFLTPDMDK
- a CDS encoding TrmH family RNA methyltransferase, translating into MNGVISSTGNVRIKYLQKLYLRKYRKKEGKFILEGYRIINEALNSNADFETIFLTPSFYDSPEGQKITNLVGRDMVVLVEEGLLNELADTVTPQGVIGVVDEPVYHINDFIDKGIILVLDRLQDPGNMGTVIRTAVAAGVAGIIVLKGSVDIYNLKVLRATMGAVFNIPIITDIELAAFKELLVSQLSTYNLIAADLSGKEYYYNINYNPRSMLVIGNEAHGVSREILEMADRLIKIPIIGDIDSLNAAIAAGIIMYKALEEKIE
- a CDS encoding YqzL family protein; protein product: MGLTATFFWRLFEETGSINAYLVYKQMYLMMRYTPNKQEFI
- the pheS gene encoding phenylalanine--tRNA ligase subunit alpha, which codes for MVNLQERLKEIEEEGKKIFSTVNDLETLEELRIDFLGKKGKITDVLRQMGKIPAEERPVVGKIANQLKNKLNKLLQDKKDELTELAEQKRLADEKIDVTLPGKEPNIGHVHPLTNISNKIREVFIGLGYTIAEGPEIENEYNNFEALNVPKHHPARDLQDTFYINDNYLLRTHTSPVQIRTMVENQPPIRIIAPGRVYRSDELDASHSPVFHQLEGLLVDKGIAFSDLKGTIELFVKAIYGEDTKTRFRPSYFPFTEPSAEVDISCVICGGEGCRLCSQTGWLEVMGSGMVHPNVLEMAGVDTSIYSGFAFGMGLDRIAMLKYGIEDIRLLYENDKRFLHQF
- the pheT gene encoding phenylalanine--tRNA ligase subunit beta encodes the protein MKVSYNWLKRYIDLSYTPEELDYVLTMAGLEVDSMEYLGEGIEDIIIGEIEKIEEHPNADKLVICQLNTGDELLQIVTGAPNVVEGARVPVARTGVELPNGMKIKKTKLRGEPSNGMLCSTDELGLSQERASGIMILGEEAVPGEKLVKYLGLDDYVFDLDLTPNYARCLGMLGIARELKSLQEDVKVKRPEIKINNDNKEDIRDYVSIEVMDKELCPRYTGQIIKNVKIGPSPEWMQQNLKAAGIRPINNVVDITNYVLLEYNQPLHAFDFDTINEKKIIVRRARSGEKLITLDDQERQLNEEMLVIADTKEAVGLAGVMGGANSEVTEDTSTIFLESAYFNPVNIRKTAKKLGLPSEASHRFERGIDIEGVVEAGRRAAYLMQEYAAGEVVSGIIDIYPEPYQPLEIVLETDYVNNILGISLTAKDISQMLNKLGFLIKGEKEGLVKVAVPSYRNDVEREADLIEELARVYGYNNIPVTVPESKQQGGKTSQQSLEDISRELMISAGLDEIINFSLQGKEDYELFRLPEDSRLREWVRIKNPLNESYALMRTSLLPGIVELLSNNAKRQIDRMAVFEIGNVFFRQVGEEPFQQELKLAGGSMGYPEDSWQSAAADFFYLKGVLESYFSRLGIDSFLFKPARQSFLHPGRTASIELDGGEIGYLGELLPAIITELDLKERTALFQLDLTAVIKAVNLDKKYSKLPKYPAVERDLAILVKNEINSGEILRLLKREAGDILKKVEIFDLYEGDQIPEGLKSLAFKLLFQAEDRTLRDEEVNELFNKILKLLRNFFSAEIRGN
- the rplT gene encoding 50S ribosomal protein L20 — its product is MPRVKRGTKARRRRKKVLKMAKGYFGAKSKLYRPANQAVMKSLHYAYRDRRAKKREFRKLWITRINAAARKDGLSYSKFINGLKKANIEIDRKMLADMAVRDENSFSELVSVAKEELGL